aaataagccGCACTCAAAGTTAATTATATATCCATTCACAAATCAAGCTCGAACTGTGCGACCACAAACTCGAACTCAAAACTCTTTCTAGGTTAAGctaaatgttttaaaaaccggttttttaattGTATCAAATTGGGCTTAGGAACAGTTCAACTGGTTGTACCATACTAGACGGTTCAATCGTGATGACTAGTTAACCCTATAATTCCATAAAATACAATTATAACTCAAAAGATAATCCGAAACTACACAATTCCATAATCAGAAAATCATTTTTACAACAAAGTATTTTTAAATAAAAGTCTACAACATTGGGGCGTTGAATGTATCAGGTTCACGATTGCGtaaaaaataaaatttgttaTCATCGCTTTTTTAAACTCAAAATTTTACCATAGAATTAAACTGGTAGGCCAGTATTACCAGATATACCAGCAATTCGAAAACTATGTCGAAACCCTATTTATACTAGTCTCTACCATCTCGGGACAATAACCGGTTAAGTTTAAGCGGACTTGATTCTAAACAAATTAAATCATGACTCATTATTGCCCTTAAAAttactattatttatttatttattttatataataaacaagaatatataataataataataataataataataataataataatgataataataataataataataataataaatatattaatatttacCAACCTGCACTTATCATTCCCCTTGATGTAAGACTTCGCCGGAGCACACTCCGGTTCCGACCGGTACGTCCGCATAAGCTCATCCGCTTCCGACAACTTCGTCCGGTACTTAACAACCGCCGCATTAAGCTCCGGCGCATCTTTCAACACCGTCTGAACCCACGTCGGATCCTCTTCCAAAAACACCGTTTTCCCATTCGCATTAAACGATGCCCACATCAACGAATCATGACCCAACCCAAACACCAGAAAATTACACGGCCCAATCGATCGCAAAACATCGAAAGAAACCGTGATTTCGGAGAAAGATTGTTGTGGGACGATCCGAGATGTGGCGTAGTGGAGGATTGATCTGAGCTGGGTCGGGTCGGGTTTGGAGTGGAACGGGTTGTCGGGTCGGGTGCAGAAGAAACGAGAAGTGGTGGTGTTTGTGAAGGTTAAGAGGAGAAGGGTACCGGCGATTACGGCGGTTAAGGATAGTAAGATTAAGAGTTTTCGTTCGGGGAGGATGGGGGTATTATGGTAATTTTTCATGGTGAGAAAGTGGATTGAAGATCTAAGATTTGGTTTAGGATGGGGTAGATATAGATGATGGTGTGAGACATGTTCAATGAAAGAAAACGGAGTCAACTTTGTTGGTCAACGGCTAAAGAATTCTACAATTTTGGATATTAATTTATGGGAAAGTTGTGAAAATTTTGAAAGTAAATGAATTGCTAAAATGGATCTTGAAAATAAATGAACGTATTTTTCTGTGTAGTGTTGCAGTAATTACTAGTCGGGCGTAGAGGTGTGTAAATCGGTttttttattgaaaacaaaaaccgTTTTTTTATGACTGGTTTCAGTTACTAACCGGTTTTTAAACCCAAAACAATAACTGGTCCCAACCGGTTCAGGTCAGCTTAGAAGCggtttttgcaaaaaaaaaaaaggggggggggggtttaagaggtttaaagtttttttaaaaccggtttcggtttttaAACCGGTTTCAAAGATCAAGCATAATAACCGGTCTACAAACCGTCGATTCGGTTCGGGTtgaaaccggtttttaaaaagttaaaaaaaaagacGGGTTCGGTcttaaaaccggttttttttgtacacctctagtcAGGCGGTGGAGTGAGACTGACGATTAATCGGGTATTAATGGGGACTAAGTGTGATTAATCAACACATAGTCCGGATTTTTATAACCGTGCTCATGTATATGATAATAGCACATATACGTGTGAAAAATAACGTAATTTTCATGTTGATGGTTATAGGCCAGCTTAGTGGTATGAGGTGTTTATCTTCATCAAAATAGTACgagtttaagtatcacaaaattGGCTTTAGGTGGATTTTAGTTTTAGCGGAAAGAGGGGTGTTTGTCATTAGAAAAGTGTGTATGTTCGTACGTGTTAACGACTGAACATCTATATGTATAAGTGTAGCCATGTTAAGGATAGTATTATTAAGAGTGGACGTTAGGGGAGGATGGGGGTATTATTGtaattttcatgtttttttttaatattatgtgAAAGAAGATTGAAGGTTGAAGATTTGATGTTTGGGAGACGGAGACGGGGTTAGTAAAAGATGACGGCGTTAATGGTATTGATCAACGGATGAAGAATTCTACAAATTTGGATGTTAATTGATGGGAAAGGTGTGGAAATTTTAAAATAAATGAATAGCTAAATTTGGATTTTGAAAATAAACTAGTATTTACACCACCCGTAACCGGGCGTTTTTCATCCAAAATATTGCCACAACACGCCCGAACACGCTCGGTTACGCCCCCTAGGCATTTTCCGGCGTTATTCGTGAAAAAAGGACCTTGGCGTTTTTTGAAACACGCCAAAATGGCAAATCTTTGGCCAATCAGATAAGAGCATGTAGTTTAAAGAGACAGATGGAATTTTGGGGTTTGAGTTTGCCGGATTTTATGGATTTGCCGGAATTTTAGCCGGATTTTTTGGGTTTGCAGGTGTCATGGtcacgaagaagaagaagaagaaggaggatGGAGATGGGTGGTTGTTTTAAAAGTTTCCTCAGTTGTCACATTAGGCCCCTGTGGTTTTAAACTTCAATATATTTAATatttcaagtttcaaaaatgCTATATCAGTCcctaaagttttgtttattaaatgTCTCATTTGGatcttttataaaacttaaaaCTTTGCAATGTAATTTTTTAGTATtgtaattttatttaatttaatgaagtattttaagttttattaaaaaaaataaataattgtgtAATGACTGGAtgggcgttattgggcattattcccactacgacacttttgcaataacgcccaataatgcccccatgctgactggactgccacatggcaGAAAACGCCCCAATGTGTGGGCATTATTGGGCTaacgactacgcatggtcttatgAAACTATGAATTGCGTTTTGTGGCGGGATCGTTAAAACTGAACAAAATATAGACGTAAAACGTTGAATCACGTATGCACATTGCAGCGTGTTAACTTGTAAAAATTAGATCGagacgtaaaacatagaaaataattaCTAAGTCGACTTAGGACCTGCGCATTGTCACGGAACTGTTAAATCGAAAAAAATAGCATAAAAGCATTGAACCATACACACGTTAACGCGTTGAAGCGTGTTAACTCGTAAAGTTTATACTGAAACGTAAAACGACAAATTTGTaagaagatgaaaagtataaTGGACTATAGTTGAAAGTGGAAAAtgttaacataaaaaaaataaaaaatatttttgacAAAGTTGTAAAAGAAGTAAAGCGTAGGGGTGAAAATTGTAACAAAATTGAATAATAACCCTTAGGCACAAACCAAACTTGATGATTAATATATGATAAATGTAGGTACTTTTTTACGCTTCGTGTGTCtaagaaaaattaattttcagaTAATTAATATCACGCAAACAATGTCTTCCCATATAAATGTTCTTGTGGTATATCACGCAAACAATGTCTCCCCATATAAATGTTCTTGTGGTATGATGGCAACATACGGTTATGTGCATAAAAATTGACATCGATTTAAGTCTTAAAAATTGACGTTAGATGGATTTTAAAGGTTTTTTGCTTACGTGTGATCGTCATTGAAAACATTGTACGTGTCCGTATGTGTTAGCGTTTGTCATGTGTTTTCGTATGTATTATGTACGTATGTATTCGTTTGTgtatatttaattttaataaattatgaTAATAACACGGGTAATTTTAAGTTGGTTTTTTAACGACTTTATTATGTTAGGTTACCGCACTTCTCAAATTAAAGAGCGGCCAAACTATGTTGTCTTAAGTTGGTTTTTGTAAAAGAAatgaataaaaaaaaacttttggtaTATAAATGGGAAAAATCATCGCACAAATGAAGACTTTATTATGTTAGACTACCACACTTTTCAAATTAACCCTTGTTTTTTATTCAAAACAACCCTTATAtgtctttttcaaaattaaataTCTTCATAAGTTTCATTAATTTTATTGGTGGTGTagatttcttttaatatttaccCTTATTTAATTAGTGTAGTTGAAATGTTATTAACTGTTATATTTATATCTAGATAAACATATGTGATTTAATGGAGTAACAAGTTGACTAACTAACTAGAAAGCAGCCTATGCTATAATAGTATAGTTGTATTTTGGGGTAAGACTATAGGGTATGGGACATGGGTTGGTTGAAAACGCTCAAGCCATCATCTcgggtgggtttgggtttgggcgtggcccaaAGGGCGGGAATTTAAAGTCGGGCGTAGGGCGGGACTACGAGACTGACTTGGCGGGATGTGATTGGCCAACAAAactagccgtttgggctagccgttgggcattatttaaaaaaaattcctttataaataccttatcatatttaacatttttctcacacaatatcaaacacataaaacacaatcttgccatgagttcttcaagttcaagtgaatcgtcatcatcatctgacgatggtgcaGAAATATTTCTACAAATGATCGTGacggtggtgaaagctatcgtggaagacgatgaggaagagacttcgcaacctaaacggaggaggtacatcgctcgtgaacggcacaacgctaacaatttgttggtaagcgattacttctcagcggaacctaagtatgatgaaaaaaatgtttaggcgtcgttttcgtatgagtagaaacttatttttaaggatatctagagatcttgaggagaagtatgtttatttccaacaaaaaccggatgtaaccgggcaattaggatttaatacgtggcaaaaggtcacggccgcacTTAGATAGTTAATGTACGGCAATAGTTCGGAtattatggatgactatttaaaaatgtctgcacgtgtagATAGAGAAAGTCTTCACAAGTTTTGTTCGTGTATTTTAGAACTTTataggaaaagatatttgagaaagccctcgttcagtgacatgcaacaaatattggaatgattatcatgggctacccgggatgctaggtagtttagattgtatgaaatggccttgGGAACTTTGTTCAACCGCATGGCAAGGCGCTCACACGAGTGGATTTCACGGGatgccagccatcatgcttgaagcggttgcgtcccaagatATTTGGATATGAcatgcgttcttcggtatgccaggttcacataatgatattactatcataaaccactcgccccttttcaatgatcgggtaaatggtataggacccaaaggaactttctttgtaaacggggttgagtacgtgtatgggtactacctagttgatgggatttacccatagtggggggttttcgtaaaatcgttcacaagacaCAGTACCatagatccaaagagattaaagtttaacagggtccaaatggctgcacgtaaagacgtcgagcgagcattcggtgttttgaagaaaaggtgaCGAATATTGGCAATGcttgtcgactatgggacaaggatcagattggaaatGTGATGTACGCATGTATCATgcttcacaacatgattttggaggatgaaggtagagcggtcgttacctactatgatgacgatgacccccaaccaggtaacgtaacaATTATAGACGAAGATAAAGCGTCAAATGAATTTTTGatcaagtcaagggatatacatcacaaccttcgatctgatttgatggatcatgtttcaacgattcctgggttcgaaaccgacgaagacgacgaagaatgattgttttttattttgatactatgttttttgtaattattatgtatgtttatgtagtttttaatggttaaatacatatatatatatatattaaaaaaaattgatgtggcttggccacgccaGCCCAACCACTCCCACCATACCCCTACAACTTGGGTTTGTGTATTGAGTGCCCCCATAATCCACGTCTCAACCCATgtcccaaacccccgccccaccataccccacggtctaagatAAGACTTAGAGACCATTAGGTTATGAGTTCAATTCTTACAAAGAGGTTTTTCTTAGATTTATTGAGTTTTCTTCTGAATGGTGTATAAACATTATTGGCTAATGGAGATTAATATGATCGAGTGGTTTCATTGggacacgatgatactccaacGTGCATTAGTGATCTAAAATTACCGTTAAAAAAACTACGATCATCGTGCAACCATCACTGTAAAATTGGGAGAACAACATGAACACACTATGATGTTGCTTGTTGTTTAATAGGTAAAATGTCTACAATCTCTGGACCACATATGCAGTCTGCGACCAGATCTATAGAAGAAGAGGatgaccaaacctctgcagtctgcaagaagaaggttgtttttttttttacgtatatagacttctaaaataaattggtggtggtggtagacggtggtggtggtggtggacggtgatATTTAACCCTCTGGAGATCTTAGAAGATCTTAAAAGCGCATGGGCCAAGTTTGTACAAAGAAGAGCTCGCGCGCGcattttttaatgaaacgtcttcggaaaaacaaacaatCTGCAGATGACAATATCTGCACGTGATCTGCGTGACGCAGACTAAAGAGCCTGCATAGATCTTTTTTAGAAAAAGAAACACCACCTATAGAAGGGCTAAACGTACATTGATCCCCCATGTTGTAAACGTATCTTGACAAGAGTTGTAAGGCGTTCATAATAGTATGTAGTGAGTAGTGACCCTTACTAGCACTTTAGCATACATCAATAAAACTCAAATGCTAGTCATAATGTCAAGTAACTTAAAATTTTAAAACAGAAACATATTAATCCCGACTCCTGACATATACTTTTAAGATTAAAGTAAAATTACATAATAAAGAAATATTAGTGTGGTAAAGTGCCGAATGAATGGCATGACACGAAGGAGACACTCATGATTAAATAATACGTTTGTCTAAAGAATTATTAACACCTTTGGTTTTGGGGTTTGTGACTCCATTACGTGCTACCACGTAGCTCTCTTTTCGgatatattatttataaaaataattattaaaattcaTATgctccttaccaaaaagtaatcCATTTAATATTAAAATTACATGACACACTGTTAAATATTAATTTAATGTGATTAGTGTTATATTCTGTTAATGTCGTATCATATGATTTATAAActttaattatattatataatcttctatactatataataaaagaaatctgaTTTTatacacgtgtcattcattgaagatgtctacatttgtaatttcctaCCTTTTACCTTTATCtcttattttatgaaaaaaaaactattattttatctcttattttcatattttattttttttagtaaaaattCATATAAAACTATTATGCGAGTAACTTAAATTATCAGATAAAGGTAGATTCAATTTCTTCTTATTTGTTTATGATTCATCCATTATGCTAAATTAACACAcgaatttatataaaataaaaatattataaaaccATTAGTTGCTGTGAATAATATAAAATATTGTGAGTAATAAAATATGTGAATGATAAATAAACTTAATATAAACTaggattacgacccgccgcaatgcggcggggattctttaattataactaagtcaatctaggactcacgcgttatgttaaacctgtcaaacggggaaaagtagacgatgtaaaaacgttcacccacacacgcacgttgcatcatgttaactcgcaaaatttagaacgaaacgtaaaaacgttaaaccaaatacgcacgttgcgatgtgttaagtcacaaaatttagaaccaagcataaaacgaaaaatttacggaaaatgaaaactataaaggaccaaagttgaaagtaaaaaaagttacaagaatagattgcaaaagataaaaagttttgggttaaaagtaaaaaaaacaaatagttttgagttaaaagtaatttatgaaatacttttgggtgaaaagtaaaaaaaaaaaatcaatttttttttaaaaaccccaaagtcaacgttacgacaaccatatgcataaccactTTTTCTTCGAAaaccccccaaagcacaccccgcgttgtggcatggcgtaaaacggtgtcaaatagtattaatgtcacacaaccgtcattgaccaccaacactgactcgacctaggatatgcgtgttgcgacgaacctgtcaaacatggaaaaatagaggtaaagaAGTTGAAGCACACATGCATGTTgtgtcgtattaactcgaaaaatttagatctatacgtaaaacgaaaatttgcgaaagatgaaaagtataagtgataaaagttgtgaagttaaattgcaaataaggAAAAGTTTTGGGCTAAGTTAAAAAAAccaattatgtagggttaaaattgtaaaagataaaaacctttgggttaaaagtaaaaaatattttttttaaaaaaacatccaaagcacaatgtacaagtgaTGATACACAAAGAAATTACAaagttatatatggaataatctatacatataataaagtaaaccaatgtgtgacacgtgtcattcattggatacacctatttttgggttttcccgcctttctttcatatttattttctaataatttatcttctaatttgtagataatattaaatagaaaaatgtttatctgataattataaccctttgaaatttgaaaagggtttcacgcttttttggattttattaaaattcattactacattatataattataagtttgaatatatatgtcaaaattaacattattcttcaaaaattcagtaacatccatactctatatatacatttagaaaaatgttaataattgcaaataatactaaatagaaaaatgttaattgaataaaaaaaataaaaatataggaTATCATCAAATGTATATCGATTACTTAAATGAGTATACACATGCATGGGCGGTGATAAGGGTGTGTGGGGAGGACCACCGCACAGGATCTGTGATTTCAGGGGCAcgcattttttataaaaaaaaaaccccgatatctatgttaatttttttaaaatagcataccaaacatgctcttagtgagcccaatacccattgGCATTAgctttagggcatgtttggctaagctttctGAAAAaatttattgacttattggctttttgaaaagtcataatctacaaaatgatgtttgacaatatgggtgtatgtgagaggaaaaaatcaataagtcaataagtcactccaTACTGACTTTTTCAAAACCTCAATAAGtctataagttgtttcaaaaaacataaacaaacatgcTCTTACTGAGCCCAATActcattttattttaaaattaaataataatattaaaacattACGAAAGAACATATTTTTCGAGCTCAAACAGGGTAAATGAATTCTTACAGACGACTCTGTACACATGTATGagatttttttactattattattagtttcattatttatcaaatatatataaatgtcTCCGTCTTTGATTTacatttacaagaaatatttattatatagtttaaattgttcaacccgtataacacatggggaactaacctagtaaaATATAAATCAAGGAATATTAGAGACCTCAAGAAAGTACAAAACAAGGGGAGGTGAGAGTGAGATGGAGGGGGCATGGGGAGGTGAGGTTGGGACAAAGTGGGAGAAAAATAAGTAGTGAAATTTGAAATTCTCATTTTTTATTCATTTATACTAGTATTTTACtatcgccgcgttgcggcgaacgtCTTTTGTTGTTTAATCTGTGTTTACATGtattttgaaatcactacgagcacATTGCGTACGGAAACCGCTgacaataataaaaagaaaatatagaaaaaaaaaacactaaaagataaccaaaagaaaaatcaacaaaaagagTTGCATGGTAataatgttgttcgtatgaaacccgtggtcagagatgaacAAATGATAttcgggtaccggtaccgaatttcctgaactgaaagatcttaagtaccaattcggtacgacttttggcgttcccagtaccggttcgctaccgttttttaccttcatataccggtaccgtaactggtattttcggtaccagtaccaaTTCGGTATTGGTTGGCACCGAGCCCATCCCTACCCctaaaactaaaaaaagaaatcattaaaagttaaagaaaatcaacaaaaaaaagttgcacgataccgttgttgttcgtacgacACCCGtgatcagagatgagcaaatggtaccgggtagcagtacACAAGCTTATCTAACTTGAAgataataaaaattattatatatattattatcaaaacactgttcaaatctttggttttttaatatataggagaattttaaaaatcaattcgataccgacttttggtgttttctgtaCTAGGCTGGTGTCGGTTTTTACGTTCATATACCGATAACCATactggtattttcgataccaataCCGATTGACACAAGATTATCTAACTTAAAgataataaaaattattatatattattatcaaaacactgttcaaatctttggttttttaatatataggagaatgtCTTTTACGAGTTTGGGTATTTTAGATTTAGAGTAAATTGAAATTTTAGTATTCGAggtttttttaaatttatcattttagtctaaatagttttttttcctcATCTGAGTTCTTGATTTTTCcttttttgttgccattttgaatACATGTCCTAACTCTGTCCAAAAACCTCTTTTTTAACCAAAGATATTTTGGAGATTTTCAATTTAAATATTTTCAAATGTCATTTTGATCCATTCTTTTTTTCTATTTCTGATTTAAACACCCTTAGAttattaaaaaacataaaacaaaatattaataattaattaatatatatactCACACTTAATTACACACTCTCTCTCACTTTTCCCCCAACCTCCCTCTCTCTACCTCTCTCTACATCTTCCACCCAACACCACCGTGCACACCActcacaaccacaaccaccaccactcaccaccgtTTCACAACCCTCACTCTCTCTCATGTCTCTCTCCCTCAACCACCACAGTCATTGCCTAATCAAAACCCGCTGCCGCCAATTTACTCTTTTGTTTTAGTTGGTGATGGGTTTTGATtaggcagtggttgtggtggtgattgTTGTATTACTAATGACCTTATCTAAGTCGAAAGCAGAAGATTAGTATCTTATAATAGTTATAATGCATAGCTAGTTATTTATTACTATTATTTCTTAACTTTGTTATATAAAGTAAGTACTTATATTATTTTACAAAAACTTGAAACCATTATAATATGTGTGTAAAGTTGTATTATTACAACATATTAAAGGTCAACTATATATATACGTACTATATACGTATAGTGGATGAGTTATTATTAAAAGAAAGTCTAAAATCATCATACTTTATATAAACAAAACTATTATGCATAATACATAAAAAATTAGGAGATAAGTGATAACTCGGcgttataataaataaaaaactatTGTATGGGTTATTTTAATGTGGATATTCTTTCAACGATTTGAAATAAGGAGAGAACAACTAAAAGAATCTTTTATAGATATTTGTAACATGTCTATatgttaaatattttatttgatgATAATTCTATTTATACATGATCTATAAATAACCGCATGTAGTTTTGATGACATGTTTCAACAATAGTAACCTGGTAAAGGAATATGTAGATTGCCTCATCATAGGTTTTGAGAAAACAAATAGCCTCCCACTCTATTCCTCACTCATCTTCGACTTCTTTCACCGGACCACCACTCTAGTGTAGTCTCGTTCACAACCACCCGCCACTGGTGTCAGCCATCGCACACCATCGTCACCTGCCATCACAAAGTCGAACTTTCCATAAACTTTCTACAACCGTAACCTATTGAAATATTAACCAATTTTCCTTGTCTTTAAAGTCTATAAAACATCTATAATCAAAGCTTTTAACAAGTACACGAGATACTATTGCCTAAAAAAAACTTCTTTGTATTTGTATAGtctttatgatttttttatttttttctttctgTTGCATAAAAAAACTTCTTTGTATTTGTACAGTCTTTATGAtttccttattttttttttttctgttttttaaacGATGTGAAAACTAAcaaatcatgtttttatatccAAATGAGTAGATGTATCGATTTTTACTATGATACACTTGTTTAAAAACTATCGTGTTCAAATTCCTAACTATCTGATGAACACAGTATTGCGTATAAATTTATTGTATCACAAACTTAGGTTGAAGGTCCGACGAGATTGGTGACAAGACAAGGAAGAGATATGAGAGACGAAGACGAAAGAGGAAGTAAGAAACATGAGATCTAGATTTGGTCATGTCTTTTATCATTTTGAAACAATGCATTTAGTTACAATCTCGTCACATTCTTTCGACAATAGTTTTCTTTAACAAAAGTTCCTtaaggtaacaaacaaatgatgaTGGTGAATGTGAATTTTCATGCTAAAAATGACTTAATGAGTTTAAAATAAATCTTACACATTTGGTAATTCTTTATTTCCTTATGCCAACTTATTTTTCTTCGAGTCGAATATTAGCCCAATATTGACTCAACAGTCAATGAGCCCATAATAGAACCTTTAGGCTTCAACTCATCTAACTTAACATTGGTTAAGAAGAAAAGGCCCAGCCCATAAAATGGATCCCAAATTTCCAATTCCCAAGCTATCAAAGAGATATTACCAactgaaaaaaaaagtttttaaataaaaagaagtaaactgccaaaatggtccatgaggtttggttacttttgacattttagtccaaaactcaaacattttaaatatgggtccatgtggtttcaattttgttgccatttaaatccaaatcaaaatctggtaagattttcagttaacatctaggtagtgtttggtatgcaggaatgagaggcggaatggaatggatcattacgTGGGAATGAAGAAagaggtgtttggttggtcaatggaatggaaccACCCATTCCAtaaggcattccattccctcaaaatcattccatccactctccatgtttttttttcattccatcccATCTAGCACCATTCATCACCAACACCACAACCCATCACCGTCGCCTCCACTCACAACCCGTCAACGCCTCCACCGCCACCCGACAGCCACCAACAACGCCGCCACCCCgacagccaccaccaccaccgccacccaccCGCCACCGTTGCCACCCGCCACCGTTGCCACTATAGCCGCCAACACCAATCGCCGCTGCCACCCACCGCCACCGTCGACGCCGCCACCCACCGCCACAACCAActaccgccgccgccaccaccacccgcCGCTACCTCTGCctccacaccccccccccccgatcACCACCAGCCGCCATCGTCGCCTCCACCGCCACTCACCGCTAATTTTATTCCTTCGTTTTTCTTGTC
This genomic stretch from Helianthus annuus cultivar XRQ/B chromosome 8, HanXRQr2.0-SUNRISE, whole genome shotgun sequence harbors:
- the LOC110871620 gene encoding probable methyltransferase At1g27930; translated protein: MKNYHNTPILPERKLLILLSLTAVIAGTLLLLTFTNTTTSRFFCTRPDNPFHSKPDPTQLRSILHYATSRIVPQQSFSEITVSFDVLRSIGPCNFLVFGLGHDSLMWASFNANGKTVFLEEDPTWVQTVLKDAPELNAAVVKYRTKLSEADELMRTYRSEPECAPAKSYIKGNDKCRLALTSLPDEVYETEWDMIMVDAPRGYFAEAPGRMAAIYSATVMARNRKKSGVTHVFLHDVNRKVEKAYANEFLCQKYRKHSVGRLWHFEIPPASNTTVNDGAWFC